Proteins co-encoded in one Veillonellales bacterium genomic window:
- a CDS encoding Tex family protein, with the protein MLLTDIPALIARELTVKTYQVTAVIKLLDDGNTIPFIARYRKEATGELDEEQIRTTQERLQYLRNLIKRQEEILGSIEEQGKLTPELTAAISAADKLQDLEDLYLPFRPKKRTRAQIARERGLEPLAETILAQKLTSGDPLTIAAGFVNPEKEIESPEAALAGASDIIAETAAERASIRALIRKLLWQSAELSSELAVSEAEGKDFLSYKEYHEPVRRMPSHRILAVNRGEKKELLKVHLLVDHEANIAKIAAQVITGPSIFSSILHSAVSDGYKRLLFPALEREIRALLTENAEKQATRVFGLNLRQLLLQPPLAGHTIMGLDPGYRTGCKMAVVSPTGAALATSTLYLTKSDAERRQAAEIILSVIKKYGVTLLSIGNGTASFETEEFVAELIAAHNLNLHYLITNEAGASVYSASKLAKEELPGLDVSLRGAVSIARRVQDPLAELVKIDPKSIGVGQYQHDVNQKELGTTLNNVVESAVNHVGVELNTASIELLKHVSGVNASVAKNIVAFRDKQGTFSSRAQLLKVPRLGQATFVQCAGFLRLQAAENPLDNTPVHPESYSLAEAILTGLGFTPAGLKEKTTLKAIQQKVQRVDAAQLAAKLGAGEPTVRDILAALSKPGRDPREDLPAPMTRKNIVKLSDLTAGTIVKGTVHNVVDFGVFVDIGIKTNGLIHRSELSRKPFRHPLDVVSVGDIIDVMILSVDEARGRIALSLKQVPTPVLSK; encoded by the coding sequence ATGCTGCTTACCGATATACCCGCTCTAATCGCCCGGGAACTGACAGTCAAAACTTATCAGGTCACTGCCGTGATTAAACTTCTGGATGACGGCAATACCATTCCCTTTATTGCCCGCTACCGTAAGGAAGCCACCGGCGAACTGGACGAAGAGCAAATCCGCACTACCCAGGAGCGATTGCAATATCTCCGCAATCTCATCAAACGCCAAGAAGAAATTCTCGGCAGTATTGAAGAACAAGGCAAACTGACGCCGGAACTGACTGCTGCCATCTCCGCCGCCGATAAACTGCAGGACTTAGAAGACTTGTATCTTCCCTTCCGTCCGAAAAAGCGCACCCGGGCCCAGATTGCCCGGGAAAGAGGGCTGGAACCATTGGCTGAAACCATTCTGGCCCAAAAACTAACCAGCGGCGATCCGTTAACAATAGCCGCCGGGTTCGTCAATCCGGAAAAGGAAATTGAATCCCCGGAAGCAGCCTTAGCCGGAGCCAGTGACATTATTGCCGAAACAGCAGCGGAGCGGGCTTCCATCCGTGCTCTGATTCGCAAGCTGCTTTGGCAAAGCGCCGAACTCAGCAGCGAATTGGCTGTATCGGAAGCAGAAGGAAAAGATTTCCTCTCCTATAAAGAATATCATGAGCCTGTCCGGCGCATGCCATCCCATCGAATCCTGGCCGTAAACCGGGGTGAGAAAAAAGAACTGCTGAAGGTACATCTGCTGGTGGATCATGAAGCCAATATTGCAAAAATCGCCGCCCAAGTCATTACCGGTCCTTCTATTTTCAGCAGTATTCTTCACTCGGCTGTCAGCGACGGCTATAAGCGACTGCTGTTTCCTGCCCTGGAACGGGAAATACGGGCCTTACTGACCGAGAATGCCGAAAAGCAGGCCACCCGGGTATTCGGTCTTAATTTGCGGCAGCTTCTCCTGCAGCCGCCTTTGGCCGGACATACCATCATGGGGCTGGATCCCGGCTATCGCACCGGCTGTAAAATGGCGGTTGTCAGCCCCACCGGCGCTGCCCTGGCGACCAGCACCCTATATCTGACCAAAAGTGACGCCGAGAGACGGCAGGCAGCGGAAATCATCCTGTCCGTCATCAAAAAATACGGTGTTACTCTCCTGTCCATCGGCAACGGCACCGCCTCGTTTGAAACAGAAGAATTTGTCGCCGAATTGATTGCCGCCCACAACCTGAATCTACATTATTTGATTACCAATGAAGCCGGTGCTTCCGTTTATTCGGCCTCAAAGCTGGCGAAAGAGGAACTTCCTGGTTTGGATGTTTCCCTGCGAGGTGCCGTTTCCATCGCCCGCCGGGTGCAGGACCCTCTGGCCGAGCTGGTAAAAATTGATCCCAAGTCCATTGGCGTCGGCCAGTATCAGCATGACGTGAACCAGAAAGAACTGGGCACCACCCTGAATAACGTCGTCGAATCAGCAGTCAATCATGTGGGAGTGGAATTAAATACCGCTTCCATCGAATTATTGAAACATGTCTCCGGCGTTAACGCCAGCGTCGCCAAAAACATTGTCGCCTTCCGTGACAAACAAGGCACCTTCAGCAGCCGGGCCCAGCTGTTAAAGGTGCCGCGCCTGGGTCAGGCCACCTTTGTCCAGTGCGCCGGATTCTTGCGACTCCAAGCTGCCGAAAACCCCCTGGACAACACCCCGGTCCATCCTGAATCCTACTCTCTGGCCGAAGCTATTTTGACCGGGCTGGGCTTTACTCCTGCCGGTTTAAAAGAAAAAACCACACTAAAAGCCATCCAGCAAAAAGTACAGCGGGTTGATGCCGCTCAGTTGGCGGCCAAACTGGGAGCCGGCGAGCCCACTGTACGGGATATTCTGGCCGCCCTGTCGAAACCGGGCCGTGACCCCAGGGAAGATCTGCCGGCGCCCATGACGCGGAAAAACATCGTCAAATTATCGGATCTTACTGCCGGCACCATTGTCAAAGGCACCGTCCATAATGTAGTGGACTTCGGCGTTTTCGTTGATATCGGCATCAAGACCAACGGCCTCATCCACCGCTCCGAGCTCAGCCGCAAGCCCTTTCGTCATCCTCTGGACGTAGTGTCGGTCGGCGATATCATCGATGTGATGATCCTCAGCGTCGATGAAGCCCGGGGCCGTATCGCCCTAAGTTTAAAACAAGTACCGACGCCGGTACTGTCTAAATAA
- a CDS encoding sugar phosphate isomerase/epimerase, which translates to MRIYISTNLYKPEQLHLIFGLIDKIGDPLLGIELFPEWHSQVFCNEVTRGMERFRCYPNSLHGPYVHTEHSKPEGTEEYARTMDYFRRTLALSRQLKSRYIVYHHNNCRVDPRHRDEMIKNSSRNLVKLRCEAEYFGAKLAVENAGVMSRGNMLFDEAQFISMAERISDDILLDVGHAHANGWDLHHVMGKLAHKITAYHVHNNDGYEDQHNRIRQGTLDIAKFFCWYQQYTPQADIVVEYGQQCAEDLDGIAEDVAYVKQILSK; encoded by the coding sequence ATGAGAATTTATATCAGTACCAATCTGTATAAGCCGGAACAGCTGCATTTGATTTTCGGGCTTATAGACAAAATCGGTGATCCGCTTCTCGGCATTGAGCTGTTTCCGGAATGGCACAGTCAGGTGTTTTGTAACGAAGTGACAAGAGGTATGGAGAGATTTCGGTGTTATCCCAACTCTTTGCACGGTCCTTATGTTCATACCGAACATAGCAAGCCGGAGGGAACGGAGGAGTATGCCAGGACCATGGATTACTTTCGGCGGACTTTGGCCCTGTCCCGGCAGCTGAAAAGCCGCTATATCGTCTATCATCACAATAACTGCCGGGTGGACCCCCGGCATCGGGATGAAATGATAAAAAATTCTTCCCGGAATCTTGTGAAGCTGCGGTGCGAGGCCGAATATTTCGGGGCCAAACTGGCAGTTGAAAATGCGGGAGTTATGTCCCGGGGAAATATGTTATTTGATGAAGCACAGTTTATTAGTATGGCGGAGCGGATATCGGATGATATTTTGCTGGATGTGGGTCATGCCCATGCCAACGGCTGGGATCTGCACCATGTCATGGGGAAATTGGCGCATAAAATTACTGCCTATCACGTCCACAATAATGACGGATACGAAGATCAGCATAATCGCATCCGCCAGGGAACGTTGGATATCGCAAAGTTTTTTTGCTGGTATCAACAGTATACGCCCCAGGCGGACATTGTGGTTGAGTACGGGCAGCAGTGTGCGGAAGACCTCGATGGCATCGCCGAGGATGTTGCTTATGTCAAACAAATATTGTCTAAATAA
- a CDS encoding ABC transporter ATP-binding protein, with the protein MKKIVFENVCKSYAKTKVIKNLNLTIQPGERLILLGASGCGKSTTLRLIAGLEDITSGSLYMNGQRVNDVASGERNVSMVFQNYALFPHMTVTDNITYGLKIQKLPREQIRQRLQSALDMLELNGLEDRKPRDLSGGQRQRVALARAIVKRSDVLLLDEPLSNLDAQLRGHARKELVKIHQAYQQTFVYVTHDQVEAMTVGQRIALMHEGRLQMIDTPHNVYNRPANVFTAKFIGSPPTNIFAACYADRSIRLGKQTIKLPDFWNAHIGKNGCREFYLGIRPEHIRLERDKIENSFAGTVKYVEEYGNRCGVYFAMEGREAIAICDETGLEPGEPVWFKPDVSKIHVFDRQTQENIGYPEVYHENLYQYQSV; encoded by the coding sequence ATGAAGAAAATCGTTTTTGAGAATGTATGCAAATCCTATGCTAAAACCAAAGTCATAAAAAATCTGAATTTGACCATTCAGCCGGGAGAACGGCTGATTCTTCTGGGCGCTTCCGGTTGCGGAAAATCTACCACGCTGCGGCTGATTGCCGGTTTGGAGGACATCACTTCCGGCAGCTTGTACATGAACGGACAGCGGGTGAACGATGTAGCCAGCGGTGAGCGGAATGTAAGCATGGTGTTTCAGAATTATGCTTTGTTTCCCCATATGACGGTGACGGATAATATCACCTATGGACTGAAAATACAAAAGCTGCCCCGGGAACAAATTCGCCAAAGGCTTCAGTCCGCTTTGGATATGCTGGAACTGAACGGACTAGAGGACAGGAAGCCGCGAGATCTGTCGGGTGGTCAGCGCCAGCGCGTGGCACTGGCGCGGGCTATTGTGAAGCGAAGCGATGTGCTGCTACTGGATGAACCCCTTTCCAATCTGGATGCCCAGCTTAGAGGTCATGCCCGGAAAGAATTAGTTAAAATTCACCAGGCCTATCAGCAGACTTTTGTTTATGTTACCCATGACCAAGTGGAAGCCATGACAGTCGGTCAGCGGATTGCCCTTATGCACGAAGGACGGCTCCAGATGATTGATACGCCTCACAATGTGTATAACCGGCCGGCTAATGTTTTTACGGCCAAGTTTATCGGTTCGCCGCCGACCAATATTTTTGCGGCCTGCTATGCAGACCGATCCATTCGCCTTGGCAAACAAACGATTAAACTGCCGGATTTTTGGAATGCCCATATTGGCAAAAACGGCTGTCGGGAATTTTACCTGGGGATTCGACCGGAGCATATCCGGCTGGAGAGGGACAAAATAGAGAACAGTTTTGCCGGTACCGTTAAATATGTCGAAGAGTATGGTAATCGCTGCGGTGTTTATTTTGCGATGGAGGGCAGGGAAGCCATCGCCATATGCGATGAGACGGGCTTGGAACCGGGTGAACCGGTGTGGTTTAAGCCGGATGTAAGCAAGATTCATGTTTTTGACCGGCAGACGCAGGAGAATATTGGCTATCCGGAGGTATATCATGAGAATTTATATCAGTACCAATCTGTATAA
- a CDS encoding carbohydrate ABC transporter permease codes for MRNNHDTLWHILLCTALFLSLLPIVFAISSSFKELSEAYNNVFGLIPHHPTIGNYLQVFSQLPLVQITTNTFLIAVAVTTFKIITGIMAAYAFVYLDFKGKNVLYFILISTIFIPFTVTMIPNYLTVSQLGFRNNIIGVILPQLSDATGIFLIRQAMRTIPYSLIEAAHLEQAGHLRILRGIVLPLVKPAIVSTGIMFFINSWNEYVWPVLILKDKANYTLPLALQLFISSEGGTDFTIAMAVSVITMLIPLALYLVFQRYIISTFTSSGIKG; via the coding sequence ATGAGAAATAACCATGACACCCTATGGCATATCCTCCTGTGCACAGCTTTATTCCTTTCGCTGCTGCCGATTGTTTTTGCCATTTCCAGCTCTTTCAAGGAATTAAGCGAGGCGTATAATAACGTATTCGGCCTGATCCCCCATCATCCCACAATTGGCAACTACCTGCAGGTGTTTTCCCAGCTGCCTCTGGTGCAGATTACGACGAATACCTTTCTGATTGCCGTGGCGGTAACGACTTTTAAGATCATTACCGGGATTATGGCGGCCTATGCTTTTGTTTATCTTGACTTCAAGGGGAAAAATGTTTTGTATTTTATTCTGATCAGCACGATTTTTATTCCCTTTACGGTTACGATGATCCCTAATTATCTGACCGTATCCCAGCTGGGATTCAGAAATAATATTATTGGGGTCATTTTGCCGCAGCTCAGTGACGCCACCGGTATTTTTCTGATCCGGCAGGCGATGCGGACGATTCCTTATTCACTGATCGAGGCGGCCCACCTTGAACAGGCAGGGCACCTGAGAATTCTGCGGGGAATTGTGCTGCCGCTTGTAAAACCAGCCATCGTTTCTACGGGTATTATGTTTTTTATCAATTCCTGGAATGAATATGTCTGGCCGGTATTAATTCTTAAGGATAAAGCCAATTATACGCTGCCGCTTGCCCTGCAGCTTTTTATCAGCTCCGAAGGCGGCACGGATTTTACAATTGCCATGGCGGTGTCGGTAATCACGATGCTTATCCCGCTGGCGCTTTATCTTGTTTTTCAACGCTACATCATTAGCACGTTTACTTCCTCCGGAATTAAGGGGTAG
- a CDS encoding sugar ABC transporter permease, translating to MGKKGRYQLITRDTLMAYGFILPAVLVFAVFMFYPLFYTVYLSLFDWNMIKPIKAFVGWKNYIAMFQDPLTYLVLKNTLAYIIILLVLNCAAPYALAFILSFVIKRGREFYKSAFFLPSVISLVVGSILYLWILNPVSGPVAIIAKFFGIAMPVWSKTQGLVIVVLSMITTWKVFGYNFIVIFGGVSGVPREVIEAARIDNVPPHRIFFDIVLPMSSATGIYIFIMTVVQGLQYVFTPIKVVTQGGPDNASSNAIYQVYQEGFTLYHAGYASAFAIVTMALFVAMLILEFKYVEKGIYYEK from the coding sequence ATGGGAAAAAAAGGCCGGTATCAGCTGATTACCCGGGACACGTTAATGGCCTACGGCTTTATTTTGCCGGCGGTACTTGTCTTTGCGGTTTTTATGTTTTATCCGCTTTTCTATACGGTTTATTTAAGTTTGTTTGATTGGAATATGATTAAGCCGATCAAAGCCTTTGTCGGCTGGAAAAACTATATTGCCATGTTCCAAGACCCGCTGACCTATTTGGTATTAAAAAATACTTTGGCCTACATTATAATTTTGCTGGTGCTTAATTGCGCGGCACCTTACGCATTAGCGTTTATTTTGTCTTTTGTAATCAAGCGGGGGCGGGAATTTTATAAAAGTGCGTTTTTCCTGCCCAGTGTGATTTCCCTTGTCGTCGGCTCTATCTTATATTTGTGGATTCTGAATCCCGTTTCCGGCCCGGTGGCTATTATTGCCAAGTTCTTTGGCATCGCCATGCCCGTCTGGAGCAAGACTCAGGGGCTGGTTATCGTTGTGCTGAGCATGATTACCACCTGGAAAGTGTTTGGCTATAATTTCATTGTCATCTTCGGCGGAGTGAGCGGGGTACCCAGAGAAGTCATTGAAGCGGCCCGGATTGATAATGTGCCGCCGCACCGGATTTTTTTTGATATCGTTCTGCCGATGAGCAGCGCTACCGGCATCTATATTTTTATTATGACCGTTGTCCAGGGACTGCAGTATGTTTTTACTCCGATCAAGGTGGTTACCCAGGGCGGTCCGGATAATGCCAGTTCCAACGCGATTTATCAGGTCTATCAGGAGGGCTTTACTCTCTACCACGCCGGGTATGCGTCTGCTTTTGCCATTGTCACAATGGCACTGTTCGTGGCAATGCTGATTCTTGAATTCAAGTATGTGGAGAAGGGTATTTATTATGAGAAATAA
- a CDS encoding ABC transporter substrate-binding protein, whose amino-acid sequence MRKNIVKAAAIGLLSTMLLAGCGASNSNNTAGDNKKIKIEYWHVNAETQGGKTVEQLVQDFNAQSKDVEVVARYNPDMYKGLMQNLQAEVAAGKSPAVVQIGWAFLDYFSNNFNYVDPQKIIDAHFPQDKTYLQDNFLPNILGLAKNSKGSQVGIPYSLSNPVLYINKDLLRQAGLDENGPKTWEELIQFSNTIREKTGKYGFYMQEPADNWAQQALLESNGARMMTNGKASFASEEGIQAYEAYADMVTKTKSALHISWGEGVQSFIDGNVGMLYTTIAQRANVQKGAAFDVAAINSPSWQGKTKRLPAGGCFLAITAQSEAEQKAAWEFEKYLYSVESMAAWTKGTGYVPPRKGVAEADNGLKSFLAENKMMAAATTQMDGVVPWTSFPGDAGLQAEQLLLDVRDRILSGSISAREGLTTTQTKINELLN is encoded by the coding sequence ATGAGAAAAAATATCGTAAAAGCAGCAGCTATTGGATTGCTCAGTACAATGCTGCTGGCAGGCTGTGGCGCTTCAAACTCCAATAATACGGCGGGCGATAACAAAAAAATCAAGATTGAATATTGGCACGTGAATGCGGAAACCCAGGGAGGCAAAACGGTAGAACAACTGGTTCAGGATTTTAATGCACAGAGTAAGGACGTGGAGGTCGTGGCCCGCTACAATCCAGATATGTATAAAGGGCTGATGCAGAATCTGCAGGCCGAGGTAGCTGCCGGAAAATCGCCGGCGGTCGTCCAGATCGGCTGGGCATTTTTAGACTATTTCTCCAATAACTTCAATTATGTTGATCCGCAAAAAATTATTGATGCTCATTTTCCGCAGGACAAAACGTATTTACAGGACAATTTCCTGCCCAATATTTTAGGTCTTGCGAAAAACAGCAAAGGCTCTCAGGTGGGGATTCCCTATTCCCTGAGTAATCCGGTGCTGTATATCAACAAAGATCTTTTGCGTCAAGCCGGTTTGGATGAAAACGGACCAAAAACCTGGGAAGAATTGATCCAATTCTCGAATACCATTAGGGAGAAAACCGGTAAATACGGCTTTTATATGCAGGAACCTGCCGACAACTGGGCGCAGCAGGCTCTTTTGGAAAGCAACGGTGCCAGAATGATGACAAACGGCAAAGCCAGTTTTGCGTCGGAAGAAGGGATTCAGGCTTACGAAGCCTATGCCGATATGGTTACGAAAACAAAATCTGCCTTGCATATTTCCTGGGGTGAGGGCGTACAGTCCTTTATTGACGGAAATGTAGGCATGTTATACACAACTATCGCTCAAAGAGCGAATGTCCAAAAGGGCGCGGCCTTTGATGTTGCGGCAATCAATTCGCCCTCCTGGCAGGGCAAAACGAAGCGGCTGCCGGCAGGCGGATGTTTTCTGGCTATTACGGCACAGTCGGAAGCGGAACAGAAAGCGGCATGGGAGTTTGAAAAATATCTTTATAGTGTTGAATCCATGGCGGCGTGGACGAAAGGCACCGGCTATGTGCCGCCGCGCAAAGGTGTAGCGGAAGCTGACAATGGTCTGAAAAGCTTTTTGGCAGAAAATAAGATGATGGCAGCCGCTACGACACAAATGGACGGCGTGGTGCCGTGGACTTCTTTCCCGGGAGATGCGGGACTTCAGGCCGAGCAGCTGCTGCTTGATGTCAGGGACCGGATTTTAAGCGGCAGCATTTCGGCCAGAGAGGGTTTGACGACAACCCAGACAAAAATCAATGAACTGCTGAATTAG
- a CDS encoding TerC family protein produces MISEFLQAMLNNFAGFFSFAEFWSELADPMSWGLIGTLVMLEGLLSTDNALVLAVMVNHLPPEKQRKALFYGILGAYLFRFLAIGIGLFLIHIWWIKLIGALYLLWLPLQHFRERNQKKRRVTVKRLGFWRTVLTVEIMDIAFSIDSILAAFGVSEKVWVLYLGGILGVAMMRGVAQVFLTLLKRFPGLETAAYVLIAVIGLKMFGAAFDYHVNDALFFTTMLALFFGTVVLQDLGRGRR; encoded by the coding sequence TTGATCAGTGAATTTTTACAGGCAATGCTTAATAACTTCGCCGGATTTTTTTCTTTTGCCGAATTCTGGAGTGAATTAGCCGATCCAATGAGCTGGGGACTTATTGGCACCCTGGTTATGCTGGAGGGATTGTTGTCAACCGATAACGCTCTGGTACTGGCGGTGATGGTCAATCATCTGCCGCCGGAAAAGCAGCGCAAAGCGTTATTTTACGGCATTTTAGGTGCTTATTTATTTCGCTTTCTCGCCATAGGCATTGGCCTTTTTCTGATTCATATCTGGTGGATCAAGCTGATTGGCGCTCTGTATCTGTTGTGGCTTCCCCTTCAGCATTTTCGGGAACGCAATCAGAAAAAGCGCCGGGTTACGGTTAAACGGCTGGGATTTTGGCGTACGGTGCTGACGGTGGAGATCATGGATATTGCTTTTAGCATCGACAGCATCCTGGCAGCCTTTGGCGTCAGTGAGAAGGTTTGGGTTCTTTATTTAGGCGGAATTTTGGGAGTGGCGATGATGCGGGGAGTGGCTCAGGTTTTTTTAACCTTGCTGAAGCGGTTCCCCGGACTGGAGACAGCAGCCTATGTGCTGATTGCCGTTATCGGGTTAAAAATGTTTGGTGCCGCTTTTGATTATCATGTAAATGACGCCCTTTTTTTTACCACGATGCTGGCTTTGTTTTTCGGCACTGTTGTGTTGCAGGATCTGGGCAGAGGCCGCCGCTGA
- a CDS encoding cyclodeaminase/cyclohydrolase family protein, whose amino-acid sequence MLHQLSIHEFSEKLAAATPPPGGGSVAALSGLTGAGLLEMVLQVSGNCPEFAGESVLFTEKKNCLAKLHQQLEQLIDRDAAVLRQLLEVYRAREKDSTIARTAFQNALREAAEVPLVTARACLEVLEISRSLLGRIHPLTAGDLAVGALTSYAGLRGALLNTAMNVKQLEDDTLVSALHGQVVLLSASAETLIADIRDNFRKNEDYVILRDI is encoded by the coding sequence ATGCTGCATCAATTGTCAATTCATGAGTTTAGTGAAAAGCTGGCGGCAGCTACGCCACCGCCTGGCGGCGGCAGTGTGGCCGCTTTATCCGGGCTGACTGGGGCCGGGCTGCTGGAAATGGTGCTTCAGGTTTCCGGCAACTGTCCGGAGTTTGCGGGAGAGTCTGTGCTTTTTACGGAAAAAAAGAATTGCTTGGCCAAATTGCATCAACAACTGGAGCAGCTGATTGATCGGGACGCGGCTGTCCTGCGTCAATTGCTGGAGGTTTACCGCGCAAGGGAAAAAGACAGTACCATTGCTCGGACTGCTTTTCAGAATGCTCTGCGGGAGGCGGCGGAAGTTCCTCTGGTAACGGCTCGCGCCTGTTTAGAGGTGCTGGAAATCAGCCGGTCCCTGCTGGGCAGGATTCATCCCCTCACTGCCGGCGACTTGGCAGTGGGAGCGCTCACCAGCTATGCCGGTCTTAGAGGGGCACTGCTGAATACGGCTATGAACGTAAAACAATTGGAGGATGACACTCTGGTAAGCGCTCTTCACGGTCAGGTGGTGCTGCTCAGTGCATCAGCCGAGACTCTGATCGCCGATATACGGGACAACTTTCGTAAAAATGAAGACTATGTAATCCTGCGGGATATTTAA
- a CDS encoding cell division FtsA domain-containing protein gives MEKKLLFALDIGTRSVVGLVGEQTETSIRLLATERHEHHTRAMLDGQIHDVPEVASALAIVKSRLEDDCGPLKKVAVAAAGRALCTITCSAESEVQGKGLLTADDEQTLELSAIQAAQHQLATSGTVSDPTGYYCVGYSVVHFTLDGTILKTLVGQRGKSAGVELIVTFLPRQVIDSLQSALLSVGLEMDTLTLEPIAAISILIPPTMRHLNLALVDVGAGTSDVAITREGSVVGYGMVPCAGDEITEAISQQYLLDFNVAEKVKRQLNGKHKKVTFTDILGAVQKAPVSDIIAGLSPHVAELAQAIAGQILTLNKTAPQAVLLVGGGSLTPMLPEALAQALDIPASRVAIRRPDSIEDIVDIPEDLCMPDAVTPLGILKLSGSRTLNFVNVTLNGQALHLFNLGQLTVADALLSAGIHIRSLQSKPGLGATISVNGQTQFIRGSRGKPGSILLNDKPAVYTDRLNENDVITVTKGTDGTAPVVTLGEVVTLPQPLSVSVNGTKYQLPPLLTLNDAPAEAATPLADRDKVTCRLPKTLAEILTLTKTPSTPLHYTYKVNGIERTYSVWPKYIVDDAPATATTSIPANSAIQSVPAPLPTLQEILGLSDPADDTIQVTFNGTVCGIPLRRYQFAVNGQPAQLTDKVPDSSAIQYTCLEQPHPMISDVLLAAEFNPGSLPAGGRVEIRLNGRPAEFTSLVSSGDAIDIDIGSSEVKTSLD, from the coding sequence ATGGAAAAGAAACTGCTGTTTGCTTTAGATATCGGCACTCGCAGCGTAGTCGGCCTAGTCGGCGAACAAACCGAAACCTCCATACGACTATTGGCGACCGAACGCCACGAGCATCATACCAGAGCCATGCTGGACGGCCAGATTCACGACGTACCGGAAGTCGCCAGCGCCCTGGCAATTGTGAAATCCCGTCTGGAAGATGATTGCGGTCCGCTAAAAAAAGTCGCGGTAGCGGCCGCCGGCCGGGCACTGTGCACCATCACCTGCAGTGCGGAAAGCGAAGTCCAGGGCAAGGGGCTGCTAACGGCCGATGACGAACAAACCTTAGAACTGTCTGCCATTCAGGCCGCCCAGCATCAATTGGCTACTTCCGGCACTGTCAGCGACCCCACCGGCTATTATTGTGTCGGCTATAGCGTTGTTCACTTTACTCTGGACGGAACGATCCTAAAAACATTAGTCGGACAACGGGGTAAATCCGCCGGAGTAGAACTCATTGTCACCTTTCTGCCACGTCAGGTTATTGATTCCCTGCAGTCCGCACTGCTTAGCGTTGGACTGGAAATGGATACCCTGACACTAGAGCCCATCGCCGCCATTAGCATCCTGATCCCGCCGACTATGCGTCATCTCAATCTGGCCCTGGTGGATGTAGGCGCCGGCACCTCCGATGTGGCCATTACCCGGGAAGGTTCCGTAGTCGGCTACGGCATGGTACCCTGCGCCGGCGATGAAATTACCGAAGCCATTTCTCAGCAGTATCTCCTCGATTTTAACGTAGCCGAAAAAGTCAAACGGCAATTAAACGGCAAGCATAAAAAGGTCACCTTCACCGATATATTAGGCGCAGTACAAAAAGCGCCTGTTAGCGACATTATCGCCGGCCTGTCGCCCCATGTGGCAGAATTGGCTCAGGCCATTGCCGGCCAAATTCTGACTCTGAACAAAACCGCGCCTCAGGCGGTATTGCTGGTCGGCGGCGGCTCTCTGACACCCATGCTGCCGGAAGCTTTGGCCCAAGCCCTGGATATTCCGGCTTCCCGCGTGGCAATCCGCCGTCCGGATTCCATAGAAGATATTGTCGATATCCCTGAAGACCTCTGTATGCCGGATGCGGTAACTCCCCTGGGAATTTTAAAACTATCCGGCAGCCGTACTTTGAACTTTGTAAATGTCACCTTGAATGGCCAGGCTTTACATTTATTCAACCTTGGTCAGCTTACCGTTGCCGATGCCTTGCTATCAGCCGGCATTCATATCCGAAGCCTACAAAGCAAACCCGGCCTGGGCGCAACCATCAGCGTCAACGGACAAACTCAGTTTATCCGCGGCAGCCGCGGTAAGCCGGGCAGCATCCTGCTCAATGACAAACCCGCCGTCTATACCGATCGTCTTAATGAAAATGATGTCATCACCGTTACCAAGGGGACGGACGGTACCGCCCCGGTTGTCACCCTGGGTGAAGTCGTTACACTTCCTCAGCCGCTGTCGGTGTCAGTCAACGGCACAAAGTACCAGCTGCCGCCCCTGCTGACACTGAATGATGCCCCGGCAGAAGCCGCTACCCCTCTGGCCGACCGGGACAAAGTAACCTGCCGTCTGCCAAAAACTCTAGCTGAAATACTGACACTGACCAAAACCCCCAGCACACCCCTGCACTATACCTACAAAGTAAACGGAATCGAACGGACCTACAGCGTATGGCCAAAATATATTGTGGATGACGCTCCGGCCACCGCTACTACCTCTATACCGGCAAACAGCGCCATTCAAAGCGTCCCGGCTCCCCTTCCCACCTTGCAGGAAATATTGGGGCTTTCCGACCCGGCTGACGATACCATTCAAGTTACTTTTAACGGTACCGTCTGCGGCATTCCTCTTCGGCGCTATCAATTTGCCGTTAACGGACAACCAGCCCAGCTTACCGATAAAGTTCCAGACAGCAGCGCCATTCAGTACACCTGCCTGGAACAGCCCCATCCCATGATCAGCGATGTGCTGCTGGCTGCCGAATTCAACCCCGGCAGCCTGCCGGCCGGCGGCCGGGTTGAAATTCGTCTCAATGGCCGCCCTGCCGAGTTCACTTCGCTGGTAAGTAGTGGCGATGCTATTGACATCGACATTGGCAGCAGCGAAGTAAAAACCAGCCTTGATTGA